The following are encoded together in the Ezakiella massiliensis genome:
- a CDS encoding nitroreductase family protein — protein sequence MNDMIKKQLAHRTIRAWKDKKVSDSDLEIFKEVIQRTATSTGMQTYSVIRVVDADKKKAISDITTQAYVGTAPELFIFIVDGYRNAQIAKELTGKDYANAGDMERFFQGFTDACLAAQNLTNAIESMDMGAVYLGSILNDVPKLIEILDLPEYTFPVLGLAFGYPDQDPMLKPRMNMDLRFFENGYKKFDNMLDEIADYDKEMQTYYDTRQADKPLDSFSKQVVARLENTSEKRQKMVQYIKDQGFDLKLD from the coding sequence ATGAACGACATGATTAAAAAACAATTGGCCCACAGGACAATCAGGGCTTGGAAGGATAAAAAAGTTTCAGATTCCGACCTGGAAATTTTTAAGGAAGTTATCCAAAGGACGGCGACATCCACGGGTATGCAAACATATTCTGTAATTCGCGTGGTGGATGCGGACAAGAAAAAGGCAATTTCAGATATTACAACTCAAGCCTATGTGGGGACTGCACCTGAATTATTTATTTTTATTGTAGACGGTTATAGGAATGCGCAGATTGCCAAAGAGTTAACTGGCAAGGACTATGCAAACGCTGGCGACATGGAGAGATTTTTCCAAGGCTTTACCGACGCCTGCCTGGCTGCGCAAAATTTGACCAATGCTATCGAATCCATGGATATGGGAGCTGTTTATTTGGGGTCGATTTTAAATGACGTGCCAAAGCTAATTGAGATTTTGGATTTGCCAGAATATACTTTCCCAGTCCTAGGCCTCGCCTTTGGCTATCCTGACCAAGATCCAATGCTAAAGCCAAGAATGAATATGGATTTAAGATTTTTTGAAAATGGCTACAAGAAATTTGACAATATGCTTGACGAGATTGCAGATTATGACAAGGAAATGCAAACTTATTATGACACAAGGCAGGCTGACAAGCCGCTGGATTCCTTCTCCAAGCAAGTGGTGGCCAGACTTGAAAACACAAGTGAAAAAAGACAAAAAATGGTTCAATATATCAAGGACCAAGGATTTGATTTAAAACTAGATTAA
- a CDS encoding CAP domain-containing protein yields MNRKSLFKFIAFFSLVGLCVFAFGPELKAFTDVDSTTKNVDAIMDLYNRGIINGYDDGTFKPENSITRGEVAIMISKAFAYDDTTAILNFRDVPADAWLHPYVMRVANARVMGSVGYDNFGPMQNITYDEILKIAVSIMGKDDLAKLMGGWPNGYSHTAQAMGLADLKIYGSNMASRADVCQVISNIFKYDSYKDIKVGSEKIEIGMDTNLLPRPDETAPSTWKGTDWWFYNTNNYENFYALLVKDNYVFGLAAIGSGFEFNGKKAGDYANDNHGVVPFDVFYEDKNDGDRVHGMYTYFLLVNNEKQYQDLSGQDRAIYHFTNAFRVYHGKAPLEWDDRLATAARLHCEDMGKNNYFNHTSLDGRSPSDRVKAQGLSYGAGENISAGYAGAFEAYNGWVNSEGHRDNMLNDSYQTLGVGSAYVNSGSYQTFFTQNFSFSDRRGYWD; encoded by the coding sequence GTGAATAGAAAATCATTGTTTAAATTTATTGCATTTTTTTCACTTGTAGGTCTTTGTGTATTCGCCTTTGGTCCAGAGCTAAAGGCTTTTACTGATGTGGATTCGACCACAAAAAATGTTGACGCAATTATGGACTTGTACAATCGCGGAATTATAAATGGCTATGATGACGGCACTTTTAAGCCAGAAAATTCCATTACTCGTGGCGAAGTTGCCATCATGATTTCAAAGGCTTTTGCTTATGATGATACGACCGCTATTTTAAATTTTAGGGACGTGCCTGCCGATGCATGGCTTCATCCTTATGTAATGAGGGTTGCCAACGCTCGCGTCATGGGCAGCGTGGGCTACGATAATTTTGGCCCAATGCAAAATATAACTTACGATGAGATTTTAAAGATTGCAGTATCGATTATGGGCAAGGATGACTTGGCCAAGCTAATGGGCGGTTGGCCAAATGGTTATTCGCATACTGCCCAGGCTATGGGACTTGCTGATTTAAAAATTTATGGCTCCAACATGGCTAGTCGTGCTGATGTATGCCAAGTTATTAGTAATATTTTTAAATACGATTCCTATAAAGATATTAAAGTCGGCTCTGAAAAAATTGAAATTGGCATGGATACAAATCTTTTGCCTAGACCAGATGAAACGGCACCTTCAACTTGGAAGGGTACAGACTGGTGGTTTTATAATACCAATAATTACGAAAATTTCTATGCCCTTTTGGTAAAGGACAATTATGTTTTTGGCCTGGCGGCTATTGGATCTGGCTTTGAATTCAATGGCAAGAAGGCCGGCGATTATGCAAATGACAACCATGGAGTGGTTCCCTTTGACGTTTTTTATGAAGACAAAAATGATGGAGACAGGGTCCACGGCATGTACACTTATTTCTTGTTGGTGAATAACGAAAAGCAGTATCAAGATTTATCTGGCCAAGACAGGGCCATCTACCATTTTACAAATGCCTTTAGGGTTTACCATGGCAAGGCTCCTTTAGAATGGGACGATAGGTTGGCAACAGCAGCCCGCCTCCACTGCGAAGATATGGGAAAAAATAATTATTTTAACCACACAAGTCTGGATGGAAGAAGTCCGAGTGACCGGGTTAAGGCTCAGGGCCTTTCCTATGGAGCTGGAGAAAATATTTCGGCTGGTTACGCAGGGGCCTTTGAAGCCTACAATGGCTGGGTTAACTCTGAGGGCCACAGAGACAATATGTTAAATGATAGTTATCAGACCCTGGGAGTTGGGTCAGCTTATGTTAATTCAGGTAGCTATCAGACTTTCTTTACGCAAAACTTCTCATTCTCCGATAGAAGGGGTTATTGGGACTAA
- a CDS encoding DnaJ domain-containing protein codes for MEYKDYYKILGVDKNATADEIKSSFRKLAKKYHPDLNPDNAEAEQKFKEINEAYEVLSDEKKRKTYDRFGTTNNFTGGQNFDPNAYGYSGFSGSGNADFSDFFNMFFGGGGGSRTYTSSGSGFGFEDLFGGGRRSSRGPQNYEMDLDVTLYEAMTGTTKRLSLDVGGQVKNIEVKVPRGITDGKKIRVRGNKWGIDKDILFKIKVNSYPYELKGLDIYKDIELYPWEAYFGVEKEIDILGTKIKLKTPPNMQTGKKIKLKGKGFIDLKKNTGDFYAVVNIVNPTNLSKEKEDLLRKLGE; via the coding sequence ATGGAGTATAAAGATTATTATAAAATTTTAGGCGTGGATAAGAATGCCACAGCTGATGAAATAAAATCCAGTTTTAGAAAGCTGGCAAAAAAATATCATCCGGATTTAAATCCGGACAATGCGGAAGCAGAACAAAAATTTAAGGAGATCAATGAGGCTTACGAAGTTTTAAGTGATGAAAAGAAGCGTAAGACTTACGACCGATTTGGTACGACAAATAATTTTACCGGCGGACAAAATTTCGATCCGAACGCTTACGGCTACAGTGGCTTTAGTGGATCGGGCAATGCAGACTTCAGCGATTTCTTTAATATGTTCTTTGGCGGCGGAGGCGGCTCAAGGACTTATACATCCTCTGGCTCTGGCTTTGGTTTTGAAGACTTGTTTGGCGGCGGCAGGCGGTCAAGTCGGGGTCCACAAAATTATGAGATGGACCTGGACGTCACCCTTTATGAAGCCATGACTGGGACGACTAAGAGACTCAGCCTAGATGTTGGCGGTCAAGTTAAAAATATCGAAGTAAAGGTTCCACGCGGCATCACTGACGGCAAAAAGATCCGTGTCCGCGGCAACAAGTGGGGCATAGACAAGGATATTTTATTTAAAATTAAGGTAAATTCTTATCCTTACGAGTTAAAGGGCTTGGATATTTACAAGGACATTGAACTTTACCCTTGGGAGGCTTATTTTGGCGTGGAAAAAGAAATTGATATTTTGGGAACCAAGATTAAATTAAAGACTCCGCCTAATATGCAAACTGGCAAAAAGATTAAGCTAAAGGGCAAGGGTTTTATTGATTTAAAGAAAAACACGGGCGACTTTTACGCCGTAGTAAATATTGTAAATCCGACTAATCTTTCCAAAGAAAAGGAGGATTTGTTAAGAAAGTTGGGTGAATAA
- the clpB gene encoding ATP-dependent chaperone ClpB, with product MNMNDKMTIKTIEAINKSVEYQKDYKNPEISTWHLLLAMLNGDSVVNLIFNKLDVDARALEADVKAEIMKLPQASEVNAYMSKEMSDVLGQADNIRSDFRDSYLSLEHILLAMVEKSPDIKKILSKYNVDKNKILEVLMDIRGNQNINTDNPESTMDALQRFGRDLVEEAKSGKMDPVIGRDDEIRDVIRILSRRTKNNPVLIGEPGVGKTAIIEGLAQRIVKNDVPTGLRDKTIYELDMGALIAGAKYRGEFEERLKTVLNEVEKSDGQIILFVDEIHTIVGAGKTEGSMDAGNMLKPLLARGQLHMIGATTLDEYRQYIEKDPALERRFQKVYVGEPTVEDTISILRGIKEKYEVHHGIRISDGAVIAAATMSNRYITDRFLPDKAIDLMDEACAMVRTQIDSSPVEIDELERKILQLEIEAQALKKETDDKSKKRLEILEGELKADKEKHQVLRDKWEAEKAEIEKSKELKAKIDQVKTEIEREERNYNLEKISELKYGELPRLEQELKELNEKESGDLMLNVEVTENEIAKVVNEWTGIPVSKLSQTDKDKLLNLGDELHKRVIGQDKAVDAIVDAILRSRAGLQNQNRPVGSFIFLGPTGVGKTELSKALTEYLFDDEKNMVRIDMSEYMEKFSVSRLIGAPPGYVGYEEGGQLTEAVRRRPYSVVLFDEIEKAHPDVFNLLLQVLDDGRLTDNRGRVVDFTNTILIMTSNIGSRYLLDGIDESGEISKEAEDQVNDALKASFRPEFLNRIDDIVMFKPLTRDNMKAIIDLELASINSRLKDRNITLEITDACEDFIIESAYDPAYGARPIKRFMNQNLESALAKAIIKGDILENTKVVIDVENDELKFISQ from the coding sequence ATGAATATGAACGACAAGATGACTATTAAAACCATCGAGGCCATCAATAAATCCGTCGAATATCAAAAGGACTATAAAAATCCTGAGATTTCGACCTGGCATTTACTATTGGCAATGCTAAATGGCGACTCGGTGGTAAATTTAATTTTTAATAAACTGGATGTAGACGCAAGGGCTTTGGAGGCAGATGTCAAGGCGGAGATTATGAAACTCCCACAGGCTTCAGAGGTTAACGCCTACATGTCAAAAGAGATGTCAGATGTTTTGGGTCAGGCCGACAATATCAGGTCGGACTTTAGGGATTCCTATTTGAGCCTGGAACATATTTTGCTGGCGATGGTTGAAAAATCTCCAGACATAAAAAAGATTTTAAGTAAATATAATGTAGATAAAAATAAGATTTTGGAGGTGCTTATGGATATTAGAGGAAATCAAAATATAAATACAGATAATCCCGAATCAACCATGGATGCCCTTCAAAGATTTGGCAGAGATCTGGTTGAAGAGGCAAAATCCGGTAAGATGGATCCTGTAATTGGCCGTGATGATGAGATTAGAGACGTAATTAGAATCCTTTCAAGAAGGACCAAGAACAATCCTGTTTTGATTGGCGAACCTGGTGTAGGTAAAACTGCAATTATCGAAGGCCTGGCCCAAAGGATTGTTAAAAACGACGTGCCAACAGGTTTGAGGGATAAGACAATTTATGAGCTCGATATGGGGGCACTCATTGCAGGTGCTAAGTATCGGGGCGAATTTGAAGAAAGATTAAAGACCGTTTTAAATGAAGTTGAAAAATCAGACGGTCAAATTATTTTGTTTGTGGACGAAATCCACACTATAGTTGGCGCTGGCAAGACCGAAGGGTCAATGGATGCCGGCAATATGTTAAAGCCGCTCCTCGCTCGTGGTCAGCTCCACATGATTGGCGCCACGACTTTGGATGAGTACAGGCAATATATAGAAAAAGATCCAGCCCTTGAAAGGCGTTTCCAAAAAGTTTACGTTGGAGAGCCGACGGTTGAAGATACGATTTCAATTTTAAGGGGAATCAAGGAAAAATATGAAGTTCACCATGGGATTAGAATTTCAGACGGGGCAGTAATTGCTGCTGCCACTATGAGTAACCGCTATATTACGGACAGGTTTTTACCAGACAAGGCCATTGACCTTATGGACGAAGCCTGCGCCATGGTTAGGACGCAAATCGATTCGAGTCCAGTGGAAATTGATGAGCTGGAAAGAAAAATTTTACAATTGGAAATCGAAGCTCAAGCTTTGAAAAAAGAAACAGACGACAAGAGCAAGAAGCGTCTTGAAATTTTGGAAGGTGAGTTGAAGGCTGACAAGGAAAAACACCAAGTCCTAAGAGACAAGTGGGAAGCAGAGAAGGCTGAGATTGAAAAGTCCAAAGAGCTTAAGGCCAAGATCGACCAAGTCAAAACTGAAATCGAACGCGAAGAAAGAAATTATAATCTAGAAAAGATTTCAGAGTTAAAATACGGTGAACTCCCAAGACTTGAACAAGAGTTAAAGGAATTAAATGAGAAAGAATCTGGTGACCTCATGCTAAATGTCGAAGTCACTGAAAACGAAATTGCAAAAGTTGTAAACGAATGGACGGGCATACCTGTTAGCAAGCTTTCGCAAACCGACAAGGATAAGCTTTTGAACTTAGGTGACGAACTCCACAAGAGGGTTATCGGTCAAGACAAGGCAGTAGATGCAATTGTCGATGCAATTTTAAGGTCGCGGGCAGGATTGCAAAATCAAAATCGTCCTGTGGGTTCTTTTATCTTCCTCGGTCCAACTGGTGTTGGTAAGACGGAACTTTCAAAGGCCCTCACAGAATATCTTTTCGATGATGAAAAGAATATGGTCCGTATCGATATGAGTGAGTATATGGAAAAGTTTTCAGTATCCCGTCTAATTGGTGCGCCTCCAGGATATGTTGGCTACGAAGAAGGCGGCCAACTCACAGAGGCTGTTCGCAGGAGACCATACTCAGTCGTTTTGTTTGACGAAATTGAAAAGGCCCATCCGGATGTTTTCAATCTGCTCTTGCAAGTTCTTGACGACGGCAGGTTAACTGATAACCGTGGCCGTGTGGTCGACTTTACCAATACGATTTTGATTATGACTTCAAATATTGGGTCCAGATATTTGCTAGACGGCATTGACGAGAGTGGCGAAATTTCAAAAGAAGCCGAAGACCAAGTAAACGATGCTCTAAAAGCTTCCTTTAGGCCAGAGTTTTTAAACAGAATTGACGATATTGTAATGTTTAAGCCACTTACAAGAGACAATATGAAGGCCATTATTGACCTTGAACTTGCAAGCATCAATTCACGCCTAAAGGATAGAAATATCACACTTGAAATCACCGATGCATGTGAAGATTTCATTATCGAATCTGCCTACGACCCAGCTTATGGGGCAAGGCCGATAAAGAGATTTATGAATCAAAATCTGGAATCCGCACTTGCTAAGGCCATTATCAAGGGCGACATCTTGGAAAACACCAAGGTTGTAATCGATGTAGAAAATGATGAATTGAAATTCATCAGCCAATAA
- a CDS encoding glucosaminidase domain-containing protein — translation MKRFFSGLMLVFAVIILTTNAHARKLTILVNEQDISDKSQSLIVNDRVMVPIRFVSEALGKEVTYNEALKEVVISEGEKKVKLRINSSLIEKSNGEFIISDVKAIAKNDRTYVPVRAVAEAFDLFVGYDFPTNTVTIKNGSQNPADKYSVNGLTDQVTDAITLTAEAGSNLAPRIKTTKLFVIDPITRKGLVNDISNTMTVKYLPWETSSFKILALVSYDANGNIVAGRGKKVQTKIMPRVQITGPGEGSDNNDYVEITPSINFVAKTVSYTVTDLATNVATTYDDRDPYASWALTLNGGESKSVMVTMNAVDMAGNNYLSNSISFNLTTPKKLSLTGIKAGQKIDRTFNVNVNRNFDVKSTRYYLGNGAGETLLEEKPYGAHIFNPAADLGGSYYLRAEVDLPDGTTMSTDKINVNIIPGSRLLLQGLGPNAVISEPIELKYDSNIDHSAVRYVFYGPENFVVDGILKGKIDFNPAGKKDGQYKVYAEVDTAGGKVKSEAVNVKIHNAKTFGPRPVVQKDEFINVFSKMAVDTFNKYNMAASIQMAQGILETGWGQYVPVDKYTGKLSRNLFGIKGKSSNGSVLSNTWEEYNGVKYRIDDNFRAYNTLNESWNDHNDLLLKKERYQIFRDVMYDPIRGAWAIRRAGYATDSKYPGKLINIIEKQNLRRFDEVDF, via the coding sequence ATGAAGAGATTTTTTTCAGGATTAATGCTTGTATTTGCAGTAATTATTTTGACCACCAACGCCCATGCACGCAAGCTCACAATCCTAGTTAATGAACAAGATATATCAGATAAAAGCCAGAGCCTAATTGTAAACGACAGGGTAATGGTTCCAATTAGATTTGTTTCTGAAGCCTTGGGCAAAGAAGTAACTTATAACGAAGCTTTAAAAGAAGTTGTTATTTCAGAAGGTGAGAAAAAAGTAAAGCTTAGAATAAATAGCTCCCTCATTGAAAAATCAAATGGAGAATTTATTATTTCAGATGTTAAGGCTATTGCAAAAAACGATAGGACTTACGTGCCTGTCCGTGCAGTTGCAGAGGCCTTTGACCTATTTGTTGGCTACGATTTTCCAACTAACACAGTCACGATAAAAAACGGCAGTCAAAACCCAGCCGATAAGTATTCTGTTAATGGCCTTACCGACCAAGTGACTGATGCGATCACATTAACTGCAGAGGCTGGATCAAATTTGGCTCCAAGAATTAAGACCACAAAATTATTTGTAATCGATCCCATTACTAGAAAGGGATTGGTTAACGACATTTCAAATACTATGACTGTAAAATATTTGCCATGGGAGACTTCGTCTTTTAAAATCTTAGCCCTTGTAAGCTATGATGCCAACGGAAATATTGTTGCGGGCAGGGGAAAGAAAGTCCAAACCAAAATTATGCCCCGTGTTCAAATTACAGGGCCAGGAGAAGGCAGCGACAACAACGACTATGTTGAAATCACTCCTAGCATAAACTTTGTGGCAAAGACAGTTTCATATACGGTGACTGATCTCGCTACAAATGTTGCTACAACCTATGACGATAGAGATCCTTATGCTTCATGGGCACTCACACTAAATGGTGGAGAGTCCAAGAGCGTTATGGTAACTATGAATGCTGTGGACATGGCTGGCAACAATTATTTATCAAATTCAATTTCCTTTAATCTGACCACGCCAAAAAAACTTAGCTTAACTGGTATCAAGGCTGGTCAAAAGATTGACAGGACTTTTAATGTAAATGTAAACAGAAATTTTGATGTAAAATCTACCAGATATTATCTGGGTAATGGTGCAGGAGAGACTCTCTTGGAAGAAAAGCCATACGGAGCCCATATTTTTAACCCTGCAGCTGACTTAGGCGGCTCTTATTATCTGCGTGCAGAAGTTGATTTGCCAGACGGTACTACAATGTCAACTGATAAAATAAATGTAAATATAATTCCAGGGTCTAGATTGCTCCTCCAAGGTCTTGGACCAAATGCTGTAATCTCAGAGCCAATCGAATTAAAATATGACAGCAACATCGACCACTCTGCAGTGAGATATGTATTTTATGGACCTGAAAATTTCGTTGTAGACGGAATTTTAAAGGGCAAAATTGACTTTAATCCTGCTGGCAAAAAAGATGGCCAGTACAAGGTCTACGCAGAGGTTGATACAGCAGGAGGCAAGGTTAAGAGCGAAGCTGTGAATGTTAAAATTCACAATGCAAAGACCTTTGGACCACGCCCAGTTGTTCAAAAAGACGAATTTATAAATGTCTTTTCAAAGATGGCTGTGGATACTTTTAACAAATACAATATGGCAGCCTCTATACAAATGGCCCAAGGAATCTTGGAGACAGGTTGGGGACAATATGTGCCAGTTGACAAATACACAGGCAAACTTTCCAGAAACCTCTTTGGTATCAAGGGCAAGTCCTCAAATGGATCTGTTCTTTCAAATACTTGGGAGGAATACAACGGTGTTAAATACAGGATTGATGATAACTTTAGGGCCTACAATACTCTAAATGAATCATGGAATGACCACAACGATTTACTTTTAAAGAAAGAACGCTATCAAATATTTAGAGATGTTATGTACGACCCAATCAGGGGTGCGTGGGCAATTAGGCGTGCAGGTTATGCAACCGACTCCAAGTACCCAGGCAAGTTAATTAACATTATAGAAAAACAAAATTTGAGGAGATTTGACGAGGTAGATTTTTAA
- a CDS encoding L-threonylcarbamoyladenylate synthase, producing the protein MSIITNDEEGIKKAGRLLREGRLVAFPTETVYGLGANGLNEEAVKNIFITKGRPQDNPLILHIADKSWLTDIAEEIPEYVNELMDAFWPGPMSIILKAKAEIPRTTTAGLDTVAIRFPNHKIAQAIIAEAGVPIAAPSANLSGRPSPTNFRDCYNDLKDKDVYVFEGGETDIGIESTVILCTSYPPQILRPGKIDADAIKRVVGDVIVGAVDKTVVRSPGQKYGHYMAKKPTLLLDMKPEDADQLLEKIKPNAIFISAEENKYQAKENIVIGSYFDPDQAAKHYFKSLRDADMMDGDMIVIQGFSKEGIGEALFNRMKKSASGKVMEDKDEDWIC; encoded by the coding sequence ATGTCTATTATTACAAATGACGAAGAGGGGATAAAAAAGGCTGGCAGGCTCTTGCGTGAAGGCAGACTTGTGGCCTTTCCAACCGAAACTGTTTACGGCCTGGGCGCCAACGGCTTAAATGAAGAAGCGGTAAAAAACATTTTTATAACTAAGGGCAGGCCTCAGGATAATCCGCTGATCTTGCACATAGCAGATAAATCTTGGCTGACTGATATAGCTGAAGAGATCCCCGAATATGTAAATGAATTGATGGATGCATTTTGGCCAGGGCCTATGAGTATAATCTTAAAGGCCAAGGCTGAAATTCCACGGACTACAACAGCTGGCCTGGATACAGTTGCAATTAGATTTCCAAATCACAAAATTGCCCAGGCAATAATTGCCGAAGCTGGGGTTCCTATTGCGGCTCCATCGGCAAATTTATCTGGCCGGCCAAGTCCAACCAATTTTCGCGACTGCTACAATGACTTAAAGGACAAGGATGTCTATGTCTTTGAAGGCGGAGAAACAGATATTGGTATAGAAAGCACGGTTATACTTTGCACTTCATATCCGCCACAAATTTTAAGACCTGGCAAGATTGATGCAGACGCTATCAAACGCGTGGTCGGTGATGTGATTGTGGGGGCGGTCGACAAGACTGTTGTAAGGAGCCCGGGGCAAAAGTATGGACATTATATGGCCAAGAAGCCGACCCTTTTACTGGATATGAAGCCAGAGGATGCAGACCAGCTTTTGGAAAAAATAAAACCCAATGCGATTTTTATATCAGCAGAGGAAAATAAATATCAAGCCAAAGAGAATATAGTAATTGGTTCATATTTTGATCCAGACCAGGCAGCCAAACATTATTTTAAATCACTGAGGGACGCCGACATGATGGATGGAGATATGATTGTTATACAAGGATTTTCGAAGGAAGGCATTGGCGAGGCTTTGTTCAACAGAATGAAAAAGTCAGCCTCAGGAAAAGTTATGGAGGACAAGGATGAAGATTGGATTTGCTAG